A single region of the Polyodon spathula isolate WHYD16114869_AA chromosome 12, ASM1765450v1, whole genome shotgun sequence genome encodes:
- the LOC121324487 gene encoding SUMO-interacting motif-containing protein 1-like codes for MPCVLKTVILRILPHAKMSTIIDISSGSDEEPDLEIVGVFRKVCNCKKLSGIKYVARNFIDLTKNDNDQKRHRHRKSSNDLTVEVVDLSKCSSPTESSRGQQSPLNSENVLTILSEEEEEEEEVNPKVNEPSAATSAMQPPDLGLSGSCSLNDLLDTDMSSPTLPQYQFLEDCQFEIQNESHSSGAEKEDLFKLCSRGTKLLHSIAAPDVGTDQPCSSDTNSAEPQEHSMEPCEVDSQRWLDSREPQDRQSKMPPSSHELDKSTNWPLTVSCSSGSRAAISNEDNHQQGECSESSCKRWQPEGTADELLCLQCSVKNLPTDTEQPSCHSLTEQQQGSLRCSSQIDSSFNEQKVVETSSLTSTEILAGDSPDWLMDCDLPSPQLDSPDSLPFLDEMESYSEPWNSLSDGKASPLRSPPLLRQEVNGEGDETMSECYSSVETEQEQEQEQEQDLYYIDRAKRKRLSLFTGMPIQHMLPWRMTEEEEEEDQGDSGSDLSEDEVPREPISQRRLRLALCTIEENYPQATLEFLFDFLTPRYYPPADTVNHVLREILLNSDSPILAEEAYTLLMKIQLFHPADLSTIQWDWELVSSVMDEKNKKSQSPTTGPLFLQYVVQTLEDDFQRRVGQQSLQCSIVKAMLSCDRKFTHVRDVVDWLISAVTNITGQEKKKKTGDDYRLKVVFLLQKMLALAVEVDRSPTCSSNKLSGEMFQSFFGSALRRHHIVQLLNTMESQLLCCKLLEFFLGYACPLKTQMHMSLGLILHFLRHAELPHDTTGGAEERWLRWDDLLNLLLLLFHSYQEVTNGYLRFSITERAKYYGTRPAVIEEDKITEMEVESDLDTFRRRVSKDLGEPLNLQLEEQLSQLQCLLLNSITGKKQ; via the exons ATGCCTTGTGTTTTAAAGACTGTCATATTAAGGATACTTCCGCATGCCAAAATGAGTACAATAATTGATATAAGCTCGGGCAGCGATGAAGAGCCGGACCTGGAGATAGTAGGCGTGTTCAGAAAAGTCTGCAACTGCAAGAAATTGTCTGGAATAAAATATGTTGCGCGG aactTCATCGACTTGACAAAAAATGACAATGACCAGAAGCGCCACAGACATAGGAAGAGCTCAAATGATCTTACAGTAGAGGTGGTGGACCTGAGCAAGTGCAGTTCTCCCACAGAGAgcagcagggggcagcagagCCCCCTCAATTCTGAGAATGTGCTCACCATTTtgtcagaggaggaggaggaggaggaagaggtgaATCCAAAAGTTAATGAGCCCTCTGCAGCCACCAGCGCCATGCAGCCGCCTGACCTAGGACTCTCTGGCTCTTGCTCCCTCAATGATCTCCTGGACACGGACATGTCTTCCCCCACACTCCCTCAATACCAGTTCCTGGAAGACTGCCAGTTTGAAATCCAAAATGAATCCCATTCCTCTGGGGCAGAGAAAGAGGATCTGTTTAAACTGTGCTCCCGCGGTACCAAGTTGCTCCACAGTATCGCAGCTCCTGACGTGGGCACCGACCAGCCCTGTTCTTCAGATACAAACTCTGCAGAACCCCAGGAGCACAGCATGGAACCCTGTGAGGTTGACTCTCAGAGATGGCTTGACAGTAGAGAGCCGCAAGACAGACAGTCCAAAATGCCCCCTTCTTCCCATGAACTTGACAAGTCCACTAATTGGCCTTTAACAGTTTCCTGTTCAAGTGGCAGCCGTGCTGCCATCTCAAACGAAGATAACCATCAGCAGGGAGAGTGTAGCGAGTCCTCTTGCAAGAGGTGGCAACCAGAGGGCACTGCCGATGAGCTCCTTTGTCTGCAGTGTTCTGTTAAAAACCTTCCTACCGATACAGAGCAGCCTAGTTGCCATTCCTTAACAGAGCAGCAGCAGGGATCACTTCGTTGTTCTTCCCAGATTGATTCTAGTTTTAACGAACAGAAAGTTGTTGAAACCAGCAGCCTGACTTCCACGGAGATTCTGGCCGGTGACTCTCCCGACTGGCTGATGGACTGTGACCTCCCCTCCCCTCAGCTGGACAGTCCCGACAGCCTGCCCTTTCTGGATGAGATGGAGTCATACTCTGAACCCTGGAACAGCCTTTCAGATGGGAAGGCCTCTCCCCTACGGTCCCCTCCTTTGCTGAGACAGGAGGTGAATGGGGAAGGGGACGAAACCATGTCGGAGTGTTACTCCAGTGTGGAAACAGAGCAGGagcaggaacaggaacaggagcAGGATCTCTACTACATAGACCGTGCTAAGCGCAAGAGGCTCAGTTTATTCACCGGCATGCCAATTCAGCACATGCTTCCCTGGAGAAtgacggaggaggaggaggaggaagatcaA GGTGACAGTGGGTCTGATCTGAGTGAGGATGAAGTGCCGCGGGAGCCCATCTCTCAGCGAAGGTTGCGGCTGGCTCTCTGCACCATTGAGGAGAACTACCCCCAGGCCACCCTGGAGTTCCTGTTTGATTTTTTGACCCCGCGCTACTACCCCCCTGCTGACACAGTCAACCACGTCCTCCGGGAGATCCTGCTGAACTCTGACTCCCCCATCCTCGCTGAAGAAGCCTACACCCTGCTTATGAAGATCCAGCT CTTTCACCCTGCAGATCTGTCTACAATTCAGTGGGACTGGGAACTTGTTTCCTCTGTCATGGATGAGAAG aaCAAGAAAAGCCAGTCTCCGACCACAGGGCCGCTGTTCCTACAGTACGTGGTGCAGACCCTGGAGGATGATTTTCAGCGCAGGGTAGGGCAGCAATCATTGCAGTGCTCCATCGTCAAGGCAATGCTTTCCTGTGACAGGAAGTTTACCCATGTCAG AGATGTGGTGGACTGGTTGATAAGTGCTGTTACAAACATCACTGGgcaagaaaagaagaaaaaaacaggagATGATTACAGACTCAA AGTGGTGTTCCTGCTCCAGAAGATGCTGgccctggcagtggaggtggatCGCTCCCCTACATGCAGCTCCAACAAGCTATCTGGGGAGATGTTCCAGTCATTTTTTGGCAGTGCTCTCAGGAGGCATCACAT AGTGCAGCTGTTGAACACTATGGAGAGCCAGCTGCTGTGCTGCAAGCTGCTCGAGTTTTTCTTAGGCTATGCCTGTCCCCTCAAAACACAGATGCACATGTCACTAGGCCTGATCCTGCACTTCCTGCGACACGCCGAGCTTCCTCATGACACCACG GGCGGTGCAGAAGAACGGTGGCTGCGATGGGATGATTTGCTTaacctgctgttgctgctgttccACAGTTACCAGGAGGTCACCAATG GTTATCTTCGATTCTCCATCACGGAACGTGCAAAGTACTATGGCACAAGGCCTGCGGTGATCGAGGAAGACAAGATTACAGAGATGGAAGTCGAATCAGATTTAGACACTTTCCGCAGAAGAGTATCCAAAGACCTGGGCGAGCCACTAAACTTGCAGCTGGAGGAACAACTCAGCCAACTGCAATGTCTCCTCCTCAACTCAATTACAGGGAAAAAACAATAA
- the arl3l1 gene encoding ADP ribosylation factor like GTPase 3, like 1, with protein MGEVQKGLFSILQKLKGTPEQELRIVLLGLDNAGKTTLLKKLASEDVSTITPTQGFNIKSVAANGMKLNVWDIGGQRKIRTFWKKYLENTDLLIYVIDSADKKRFEETGQELSDLTEDDNLKAVPVLIFANKQDLVTAAPASEIAEGLNLHTYRDREWQIQACDALSGEGVQDGMNWICNTIVNKKK; from the exons GGCTTGTTCTCGATCCTCCAGAAGCTGAAAGGCACTCCAGAGCAGGAGTTGAGAATAGTTCTCTTGGGCTTGGACAATGCAGGGAAAACAACATTACTGAAGAAACTGGCTTCAGAAGACGTTAGCACCATTACACCAACACAG GGCTTCAACATTAAAAGTGTGGCTGCTAATGGTATGAAACTGAACGTCTGGGATATTGGCGGTCAAAGGAAGATTCGGACTTTTTGGAAGAAATATTTAGAAAACACAGACTTGTTG ATTTACGTCATAGACAGCGCAGACAAGAAACGTTTTGAAGAAACAGGACAG GAATTATCCGATCTTACTGAAGATGATAATCTGAAGGCAGTTCCAGTGCTTATCTTTGCTAACAAGCAGGACCTGGTGACAGCAGCTCCGGCAAGTGAAATCGCAGAGGGGCTGAACCTCCACACCTACAGAGACAGGGAGTGGCAAATCCAGGCCTGTGATGCCCTGTCAGGGGAGGGAGTGCAG GATGGAATGAACTGGATCTGCAACACCATtgtaaataagaaaaagtaa